In a single window of the Syngnathus typhle isolate RoL2023-S1 ecotype Sweden linkage group LG19, RoL_Styp_1.0, whole genome shotgun sequence genome:
- the snx16 gene encoding sorting nexin-16, with translation MASPFVPVPVPLDRVSSSGSSKLRRPPRASSLGSVSSNSSSPVTTVGEHGKRHGGSQRQSRCTDRSSRSQTPPPPPPLGSPVMQTRENGTLEPSVGYSSCPRSISAPIGSQQDGGEERPITPTVLGYEVMEERAKFTVYKVLVRKTTDESWVVFRRYADFSRLNDKLKETFPGFRLALPPKRWFKDNYDSDFLEDRQLGLQAFLQNLVAHKDIANCQSVREFLCLDEPPGPFDSLEESRAFCETLEESNYRLQKELLEKQKEIATLKRRLQEKEQAILLMEKQINGECATSLSPCGLSAQGSDSSADADVESSAAEADQDMPNGAGDTCEVHPGRSSACWCGPSSLGASPPIIQVVQLDQHEMDN, from the exons ATGGCGTCGCCGTTTGTGCCTGTCCCAGTACCCTTGGACAGAGTCTCATCAAGTGGTAGTAGCAAGCTAAGAAGGCCGCCGCGAGCTTCTTCGCTCGGAAGCGTTTCCAGCAATTCTTCGTCCCCAGTAACCACTGTGGGCGAGCATGGAAAAAGACACGGAGGTTCCCAGCGTCAGTCCCGTTGCACGGACAGAAGCAGTCGAAGccagacgccgccgccgccgccgcctcttgGCAGTCCCGTCATGCAGACGAGAGAAAATGGGACTCTTGAGCCCTCTGTGGGCTATTCAAGTTGCCCCCGCTCTATTTCGGCTCCCATAGGAAGCCAGCAAGATGGAGGAGAGGAAAGGCCAATCACCCCAACAGTTCTTGGATACGAAGTCATGGAGGAAAGGGCAAAATTTACG GTTTACAAAGTCCTGGTGAGGAAAACCACGGACGAGAGCTGGGTTGTTTTCAGGAGGTACGCTGACTTTTCCAGACTCAACGACAAG TTGAAAGAGACCTTTCCCGGTTTTCGGCTTGCGCTGCCTCCTAAAAGGTGGTTTAAGGACAACTATGACAGCGACTTCCTGGAAGACCGACAGTTAGGACTTCAGGCCTTTTTGCAAAACTTAGTTGCACACAAAGACATTGCCAACTG CCAATCAGTGAGAGAGTTTTTATGTCTGGATGAGCCGCCAGGGCCCTTCGATAGTTTGGAGGAGAGCAGG GCTTTCTGCGAAACTCTAGAAGAAAGCAACTACCGTCTTCAGAAAGAACTGCTGGAGAAGCAAAAAGAGATCGCCACGCTCAAGAGGCGCCTTCAGGAGAAAGAACAGGCCATCCTGCTGATGGAAAAGCAAATCAA TGGTGAATGTGCGACCTCGCTGTCTCCATGCGGCCTGTCAGCGCAAGGCAGCGATAGCAGCGCCGACGCAGATGTGGAATCCTCTGCCGCGGAGGCCGATCAAGACATGCCGAACGGAGCCGG TGACACGTGTGAGGTCCATCCGGGGCGATCGTCTGCCTGTTGGTGCGGACCGTCGTCGCTCGGCGCCTCTCCTCCAATCATCCAGGTTGTCCAGCTCGACCAACACGAGATGGATAATTAA
- the LOC133143658 gene encoding agouti-related protein-like: MKLSILCSCVLHLAFVSGGLLTSNDLQRGSRELTKISSRAGNFPNRYRTLFARRGQYEQQKLLMMRPKGVPVHSEETSTKAAAPKPASTTCSQLGQSCLPHQGCCEPCSTCHCHFFKAICFCRRINMKCAKNT, from the exons ATGAAGCTGTCAATattgtgttcatgtgtgcttcATCTGGCCTTTGTCAGCGGGGGACTTCTCACCAGCAATGATCTCCAAAGAGGCAGCCGTGAATTGACAAAGATCTCCAGCAGGGCAG GCAACTTTCCAAACAGATATCGAACACTCTTTGCAAGAAGAGGCCAATATGAACAGCAGAAGCTTCTGATGATG AGGCCCAAAGGTGTGCCAGTACATTCAGAGGAAACTTCTACCAAGGCAGCAGCACCCAAACCGGCTTCCACCACATGTTCCCAGTTGGGGCAAAGCTGTTTGCCCCATCAGGGCTGCTGTGAGCCGTGTTCCACGTGCCACTGCCACTTCTTCAAAGCCATCTGCTTCTGCAGAAGGATAAATATGAAATGCGCCAAAAATACATAA